Proteins encoded by one window of Lathyrus oleraceus cultivar Zhongwan6 chromosome 1, CAAS_Psat_ZW6_1.0, whole genome shotgun sequence:
- the LOC127115334 gene encoding uncharacterized protein LOC127115334 codes for MAQAVQNLPNVGGDAGSRSLATFQRENPPVFKGKHDPDAALRWLKEIERIFRVMDCTPAQKVRYGTHMLAVEADDWEFMRKYYPEDVRGKKEIEFLELKQGNLSVTDYAAKFVELSKFYPHYTGAGAEFSKCIKFENGLRSEIKKAVGYQKIRIFTELVDSCRIFEEDNNAHYKIVSDRRGKQHQNRGKPYDAPVEKGKQGAAPAQRTSRGGAPAGIVCFKCGQAGHKSNVCTAEVKRCFRCGKTGHAIVDCKHKEMICFNCGEEGHIGSQCQKPKKPQTGKVFALTGTQTSSEDRLIRGTCFINGTPLITIIDTGATHCFISANCARRLGLKLSALDGELIVETPAKGSITTSLVCLNCPLSIFDKDFYVDLVCLPLGGMDVILGMNWLEYNYVHINCHHKSVRFSTPEEEGVDLLPFRELRKLMKEGAQMFSLMATLSVESKAKIEELLVVKEFPEVFPDEIPSVPPEREVKFTIDLVPGTRPVSMAPYRMSASELCELKKQLEDLLEKKFIRPSVSPWGAPVLLVKKKDGSMRLCIDYRQLNKVTIKNKYPLPRIDDLMDQLVGACVFSKIDLRSGCLPPVRDVEFSIDITPGTGPISISPYRMSPLKLDELKNQLEDLHSKGFI; via the exons atggcacaagctgtgcagaacttgccaaatgttggtggagatgctggatcacgtagcttggcgacttttcaaagagagaatccgccggtgtttaaagggaagcatgatccagatgcagccttgagatggttgaaagagatcgagagaatcttccgtgttatggattgcactccagctcagaaggttcggtatggtactcacatgctagcagtcgaagctgatgactg ggaattcatgagaaagtattatccggaggatgtccgtggtaagaaagaaattgagttccttgagctgaagcaaggaaacttgtctgtcactgattatgctgcaaaatttgtggagttgtccaaattttatcctcattacactggtgctggtgctgaattttcaaagtgcatcaagtttgagaacggactgcgctctgaaattaagaaggctgttgggtatcagaagatacgcatttttactgaattggtggatagctgcaggatatttgaagaagacaataatgctcattacaagattgtcagtgaccgcaggggcaagcaacatcaaaatcgtggcaagccgtatgatgctccagtggaaaaagggaaacaaggagctgctccggctcagaggactagtaggggaggtgctcctgctggtatagtttgcttcaaatgtggtcaggctggtcataagagtaatgtatgcactgctgaagtaaagaggtgttttcgctgtggtaagactggccatgcaatagttgattgcaagcacaaggaaatgatttgttttaattgtggcgaagaagggcatattggaagtcagtgtcagaagccaaagaaacctcaaactggaaaggtgttcgcattgaccggaactcaaacctccagtgaggacagacttatccgaggtacatgtttcataaatggtactcctttgattactattattgataccggtgctacacactgttttatttctgctaactgtgctcgaagactgggtttaaaattgtccgctttggatggtgaattgattgttgagaccccagctaagggatcaaTAACTACTTCCTTGGTgtgtttaaattgtcctttgtcgatcttcgataaagatttctatgttgatttagtatgtttgccgttgggtgggatggatgtaattcttggtatgaactggttggagtataattatgttcatataaattgtcatcataagtcggtgaggttttccactcctgaagaggaaggagttgacttattacctttcagagaattgcgaaaattgatgaaagagggggctcagatgttttctttgatggcgacgttgtcggttgagagtaaagctaagatagaggaactgttagtggtgaaagaattccctgaagtttttcctgatgaaattcctagtgtgccgccagagagggaagttaaatttactattgatctggtgcctggtactaggcctgtttcgatggcaccgtatagaatgtcggcatctgaattgtgtgaattaaagaagcaattggaagacttacttgagaagaagtttataagaccaagtgtgtcaccgtggggagctccagtgttgctagtaaagaagaaagatggtagtatgaggctttgtatcgattatagacaattgaataaagtaacgatcaagaataagtatccactaccgagaatagatgatttgatggatcaattagtgggtgcttgtgtgttcagtaaaattgatttgagatcgggct
- the LOC127115335 gene encoding uncharacterized protein LOC127115335 has protein sequence MAPGSLNATNTRNGANMTEIMQTMRDMVDAITQQASATTLQAQTQAQRDELRKKGEEALAAARGLAEFRHHSLSRFEGDHDPDKTDLWMQEIEKIVEVIYCTGETKLEYTIFLLIGEAESWWRGAKSIIHNKGEELTWGAFRKKFLDKYFPRSARAEKEAQFLRLHQSNMSVVEYAAKFESLAKYFRLFNNVVDENYKCERFESDLRYDIREVVAPHEIRQYKTLVEKCKKVENLKRSRLSKDFTGGPTRHRGNNYTPNNGRQQEPYPRTQGNGRDKSRANNRGVQSMKNKNQNQNQSIQCFRYQGDGHKSFDFSTKKRYFYICQKPNHLANNCPERSKNNPRNNNNNQVGHPTAQGRAYHIGGEGEKDHSKLIKGECEIYGKVFPILFDSGDTHSFISWECVDSLQLPVTHLPFNLVVTIPSAKPVTLSEARLQCPLIVLSMKFKVDLIYIPLKHLGFILGMDSLSNHYILLDCAHKSVIFPDSGIV, from the exons ATGGCACCAGGAAGCCTCAATGCTACCAATACTAGGAATGGAGCTAATATGACAGAGATCATGCAGACAATGCGTGATATGGTGGATGCCATTACCCAACAGGCTAGTGCAACGACTTTACAAGCTCAAACTCAGGCCCAGAGAGATGAGCTAAGGAAAAAAGGGGAAGAAGCATTAGCAGCAGCTAGAGGACTAGCAGAGTTCCGGCACCACAGTCTGTCGAGGTTTGAGGGTGACCATGATCCTGACAAGACTGATCTATGGATGCAAGAGATTGAGAAGATCGTTGAAGTTATTTACTGTACTGGGGAGACCAAGCTGGAATACACCATTTTTCTGTTGATTGGGGAAGCAGAGAGTTGGTGGAGAGGAGCTAAAAGCATAATACATAACAAAGGAGAAGAACTAACATGGGGAGCTTTCAGAAAAAAGTTCTTAGACAAATACTTTCCAAGAAGTGCCAGAGCAGAGAAAGAAGCTCAATTCCTTAGGTTGCATCAGAGTAACATGAGTGTCGttgagtatgctgcgaagttcgAATCCTTAGCAAAGTACTTCCGCTTATTCAACAACGTAGTTGATGAAAATTATAAGTGTGAACGGTTTGAGAGCGACCTTCGCTATGACATCAGAGAGGTTGTTGCGCCACATGAGATCCGACAATATAAAACTTTGGTGGAGAAGTGTAAGAAGGTGGAGAACCTTAAGCGCAGTCGCCTAAGCAAAGATTTTACAGGAGGACCTACGAGACACCGG GGAAATAACTACACTCCGAACAACGGCAGACAACAAGAGCCTTATCCCCGAACCCAAGGAAATGGTAGAGATAAATCTCGAGCCAATAACAGAGGAGTTCAGAGTATGAAAAACAAGAATCAAAATCAGAATCAGTCCATTCAGTGTTTTCGCTATCAAGGGGATGGACACAAATCATTTGATTTCTCGACCAAGAAAAGATATTTCTATATCTGTCAGAAGCCAAACCATCTTGCTAATAATTGCCCCGAAAGGAGCAAGAATAATCCCagaaacaacaataacaaccaGGTTGGACATCCGACGGCTCAAGGACGTGCGTACCACATTGGCGGAGAAGGAGAGAAAGATCATTCAAAGCTGATCAAGGGCGAGTGTGAAATTTATGGCAAAGTTTTTCCAATATTATTTGATTCTGGAGATACTCATTCTTTTATCTCTTGGGAATGTGTGGATTCCCTACAACTTCCTGTGACACATTTACCTTTTAACTTGGTGGTCACGATACCTTCCGCTAAACCTGTGACTCTTAGTGAAGCCCGCTTACAGTGTCCGTTGATTGTCTTGAGCATGAAGTTCAAGGTCGATCTAATTTATATTCCCCTTAAGCATCTTGGATTTATTCTCGGAATGGACTCGTTGTCCAATCATTATATTCTTTTAGACTGTGCTCACAAGTCAGTAATATTCCCAGACTCGGGCAtcgtgtaa
- the LOC127086283 gene encoding protein NRT1/ PTR FAMILY 4.3: protein MDNNNNNIPFPKDDETSTTVDWRGRPSNPKDHGGARAAAFVLGLQAFEIMAIAAVGNNLITYLINDMHFSLPHSANIVTNFVGTIFLIALLGGFLSDSFLGTFSTILIFALIELSGFILLSAQAHFPQLKPPPCHQNSVCIQAKGFNTLIFYIAIYMVALGSGCIKPSMISHGANQFNPQSNNLSTYFNATYFAFSLGELIALTLLIWVQTHSGMDAGFAVSAAVMALAFIFFISGTLYYRNKPPQPTVFLPILQVFVAAILKRNKISPSTQQGIGGQHSSKMRFLEKACIQQEGGNNTKESQWRLCSVEQVDQAKILLSVIPIFACTIIFNTVLAQLQTFSVQQGSAMDTHITESFRIPPASLQAIPYVLLILIVPLYDTLFVPFARKITGHESGITPLQRIGVGLFLVTFSMVSAAIMEKKRRDAALIRNETLSIFWIAPQFIIFGMSEMFTAVGLIEFFYTQSLKGMQTFLTSITYCSYSFGFYLSSVLVSLVNRITSTKGGGWLHENDINKDKLDLFYWLLAALSFLNFLNYLFWSTWYSNNSSLSSISTESRHHSDADNNIP, encoded by the exons atggataataataataataatattccatTTCCCAAAGATGACGAGACTTCTACCACCGTTGATTGGAGAGGAAGACCCTCCAACCCTAAAGATCACGGTGGAGCAAGAGCTGCGGCTTTTGTCCTTG GACTTCAAGCTTTTGAAATAATGGCAATCGCTGCTGTTGGAAACAATCTCATTACTTATCTCATCAACGACATGCACTTCTCTTTGCCTCATTCCGCTAACATTGTCACTAACTTTGTCGGTACCATCTTTCTCATCGCACTCCTCGGTGGTTTTCTATCCGACTCTTTTCTCGGcaccttttccaccatccttatCTTTGCTCTTATAGAACTTTCT GGCTTTATATTACTCTCTGCACAAGCTCATTTTCCTCAACTCAAACCACCGCCATGTCATCAAAATTCGGTCTGCATACAAGCAAAGGGCTTCAACACTTTGATATTCTATATAGCAATCTATATGGTGGCATTAGGGAGTGGCTGTATTAAGCCAAGCATGATTTCTCATGGAGCTAACCAATTCAATCCTCAATCCAACAACCTCTCCACATACTTCAATGCAACCTATTTTGCATTCTCATTGGGCGAGCTTATTGCTCTAACACTTCTCATATGGGTTCAAACTCATTCCGGTATGGACGCAGGCTTTGCTGTATCCGCCGCCGTCATGGCATTGGCTTTCATATTCTTCATCTCTGGGACTCTATATTATAGGAACAAACCTCCACAACCCACCGTCTTCCTCCCCATTCTTCAA GTTTTTGTGGCTGCAATATTGAAAAGAAACAAGATTAGCCCATCTACCCAACAAGGAATTGGTGGACAGCACAGCAGTAAGATGAGGTTCTTGGAGAAGGCTTGTATACAACAAGAGGGCGGAAACAACACAAAGGAAAGCCAATGGAGATTGTGCAGTGTTGAACAAGTTGATCAAGCCAAAATATTACTGTCTGTTATTCCCATTTTTGCATGCACTATCATTTTCAACACTGTGTTAGCACAGCTTCAAACATTCTCAGTCCAGCAAGGAAGTGCCATGGACACGCATATCACAGAATCATTCCGTATCCCTCCAGCCTCACTTCAGGCCATTCCATACGTTTTGCTCATTCTTATAGTCCCTCTCTATGATACTTTATTTGTTCCCTTTGCAAGAAAAATAACAGGTCATGAGTCAGGAATCACACCTTTGCAGAGAATAGGAGTTGGCCTGTTTCTGGTTACATTTTCTATGGTATCGGCAGCTATTATGGAGAAAAAGAGAAGGGACGCGGCTTTGATTAGGAACGAAACATTGTCTATATTTTGGATTGCACCACAGTTCATTATATTTGGCATGTCGGAGATGTTTACTGCAGTTGGACTGATTGAGTTCTTCTACACACAGTCGTTGAAAGGGATGCAGACATTCCTAACATCCATCACATATTGCTCCTACTCATTTGGATTTTATCTCAGCTCAGTATTGGTTTCATTGGTAAATAGAATCACTTCAACGAAAGGTGGTGGTTGGCTTCATGAAAACGATATCAACAAAGACAAACTCGACCTTTTCTATTGGTTACTGGCTGCACTCAGTTTCCTCAACTTCCTCAACTATCTCTTTTGGTCAACATGGTATTCTAATAATTCATCCCTTTCATCTATATCCACGGAATCTAGACACCACAGCGACGCAGATAATAATATTCCATAG